A stretch of the Nematostella vectensis chromosome 1, jaNemVect1.1, whole genome shotgun sequence genome encodes the following:
- the LOC5506254 gene encoding ELAV-like protein 1-B, whose product MLDMMDDNSKAMAEDINNHEPMENGTSDERTNLIINYVPPSMSQEDIKKIFGTVGNVTSCKLIRDRATGQSLGYAFVNYDNPDDANKAVREMNGARLQNKTLKVSFARPSSTEIKNANLYISGLPKDMKEEEVEALFKPFGKIITSKVLKDVSGEGRGTGFVRFDKRCEAQTAIDDLNNKTLPGTNVKLTVKFANPPNSRQPAMPLSPALTSPLGRALTPQRNFSGGPVHHQMLNMRYSPMTASSFSPACQANCHSPNNSSSNSYTNLSGLTPQGWCIFVYGLPQEATPLFLYKLFSPYGAITNIELKLDKGYGFVNMSNYEEACHAICCLNGTPQHGKILQVSFKTPKNNKSLQI is encoded by the coding sequence ATGTTGGACATGATGGACGACAATTCTAAGGCTATGGCTGAAGATATCAACAATCACGAACCGATGGAAAATGGAACTTCAGATGAAAGAACAAATCTTATAATCAACTACGTGCCTCCGAGTATGAGCCAAGAGGAtatcaaaaaaatatttgggaCTGTGGGAAATGTCACCAGTTGTAAACTCATCCGCGATCGAGCAACAGGACAGAGCCTTGGCTACGCGTTCGTAAACTACGATAATCCTGACGATGCGAACAAAGCTGTAAGGGAGATGAATGGAGCTcgacttcaaaataaaacccTGAAAGTGAGCTTCGCGCGACCTTCTTCTACCGAAATTAAAAACGCGAATTTATATATCAGCGGTCTACCGAAAGACATGAAAGAAGAAGAGGTCGAAGCATTGTTTAAGCCGTTCGGAAAAATCATAACTTCTAAAGTTCTGAAAGATGTGAGCGGCGAAGGTAGGGGCACAGGATTTGTACGTTTTGACAAGCGCTGTGAAGCTCAAACGGCCATTGATGACCtgaataataaaacattacCCGGCACTAATGTTAAACTCACAGTAAAGTTCGCAAATCCACCGAATTCAAGACAGCCAGCTATGCCGCTTAGTCCGGCGCTAACCAGCCCTCTAGGAAGAGCGCTAACTCCCCAGCGAAACTTCAGTGGAGGGCCGGTTCATCATCAGATGTTGAACATGAGGTATTCCCCTATGACAGCGAGTAGCTTCTCCCCTGCTTGCCAAGCCAATTGTCACTCACCGAATAATTCTTCAAGTAACAGCTACACAAATCTATCCGGCCTTACTCCTCAAGGCTGGTGTATTTTTGTGTACGGGCTTCCTCAAGAAGCTACCCCATTATTCCTGTACAAATTGTTCAGCCCTTACGGTGCGATCACAAATATCGAACTCAAACTGGACAAAGGCTACGGCTTCGTGAACATGTCCAACTACGAGGAAGCGTGCCATGCTATCTGCTGCCTAAATGGGACCCCACAGCACGGGAAAATACTCCAGGTTTCCTTCAAAACacctaaaaacaacaaatctCTCCAAATTTGA